CCTGCGGTTCGACCTGTCGGCGTACGCGGGCGGCGCGGTGGAGGTGACGGTCTCCTACGTCACCGACCCCTTCACCGGCGGCGCCGGGGTGATCGTCGACGACACGCGGCTCGTCACGGCGGGCGGCGAGCAGCAGGAGGCGGGCTTCGAGGACGGGCTCGCCCCCTGGACCGTCCCCGGGGAGCCCGAGGGCAGCCCGGCGAACACCCGCGACTTCGAGCTCTCGCTCGGCCTCGGCGGCATCACCGCGGCGATCGCCACGGAGGACACGGTCCTGCTCGGCTTCGGGCTGGAGCAGCTGGCGAGCGACGAGGCCCGCGCGGCGCTGGCGGGCGCGGCGCTGCGGCAGCTGGGCGCCGTCCGGCCGTAGGCCGCGCGCCACGAGGCCCGGACCCCGTCGGGGGTCCGGGCCTCGTCGTGCGTCGTGCGTCGTGCCTCGTCCGTCGGGCGCCCGGCCGCTCCGGCTCGGCGCCGGGCGGCCCGGCGCTCAGCCCAGCCGGCGCCGGCGCGCCGGGCGGCGCCCCTGGGCGGCGGCGCCGCCCAGCAGGCTGCCGAGCAGCCCGCCGCCCGAGCGACCCGCGGCGCGGCCGCCCGCCGACCGCCTCCGCGCGCCCTGCGCGCCGCGCGCGACGGCCGCACCCGTGAGCAGCTTGCCGAGCAGTCCCATGCCGACCTCCGTGTCCCCGGTCTCCCGGTGCTCCTGCGGGGCCTCTCCCGGCCCCGTCCTGGGTCCTGCGCTACCCCGCGGCGCCGCGCCGCACGCCCCGCCGGGGACCCCGGTCGGCGGCGGGCCACCGGTCCGTGGTGCACTGGTGCGTCAGGCGATGGCGGACAGAGGAAGCCGGTGCGATCCCGGCGCGGTCCCGCCACTGTGACCGGGGAGCGAGCCCCGCGACGGCCACGGCCCACCAGGGCGGGAAGGCCGGGGCGAGCGGCGATCCGGGAGCCAGGAGACTCACGTCATCGCGACCTCCCAGCGGGGCGGATCTCCCCCAGAGAGGTGGCCGAGCCACCGTGCGCACCACCCGTCGTGCCCTGCCCGCGGCCCTCGCCGCGGGCGCCCTCCTCCTCGCCGGCTGCGGCGGGGACGGGCCCCCCTCGACCGCGGCCGCGCCGCCGGCCGAGCGCTGCATCGGCGACTTCGACCCCGCGGCGGACTACGTCCCCGACACCGGCGGGGTGCAGGACGCCGAGGGCTTCACGCTCTCGGACGAGCGCAGCTACCAGGTCCTCACCGTGGAGCAGCCGTACCCGGGCGGCTCCCCCGAGTCGTACGTCCTCGTGCGCTGCGGGGCCCCGGACCCCGAGCTCACGGGCGACCTCGCCGACGCCCCGCGCATCGAGGTGCCGGTGCGCAGCCTCTACTCCGCCTCGACGACCCACCTGCCGATGCTCGAGGAGGTCGGAGCGCTCGGCGTCCTCACCGGCGTCGCGGACGGCGGGCTGGTCACGAGCCCCGCGGTCAACGAGCGCCTCGAGGCCGGCACCACCACCGCGTACGCCGCGGGCGGCACCGTCGACACCGAGTCCGTCGTCGCGGCCGACCCGGACGTGCTCGTCACCGGCGGCTACGACGACGCGGCGTACCCGGTCCTTCGCGAGGCGGGCGTCCCCGTGCTCGCCGACAGCGAGTGGCTCGAGCCCACGCCGCTGGGGCGCGCCGAGTGGGTCAAGGTGTTCGGCGCGCTGACCGGCCGCCAGGAGGAGGCCGCCCAGGCGTACGAGCGGGTCAAGGACGCGTACGAGGGGACCCGCGCGCTCGCCGAGGGCGCCGAGCCGGTCGAGGTGCTGCCGGGCAGCACCTACGAGGGCACCTGGTACGTCCCCGGAGGCGGCTCGTACCTCTCGCGGCTGCTCGCCGACGCCGGCGGGACGACCGCCTGGGCGGACGACCCGAGCACCGGCAGCCTGCCCGTGCCCCTGGAGGAGGTCGTGGCCGAGGCGGGCGACGCGCCCGTGTGGCTCGTCACCGACGACTGGGCGACCACGGCGGACGCCCTGGCGGCCGACCCGCGCTACGCCGAGCTGGCCGCGCTGCGCGACGGCGGGCTGTGGACGTCGGCGAAGGTCGTGGGCCCCGGCGGCGGCAGCGACTTCTACGAGCGCGGCGTGGCCCGGCCGGACCTCGTGCTCGCCGACCTCGTGCACGTGCTGCACCCCGAGCTGCTGCCCGAGCACGGGACGACGTTCTACCGCCCGGTGCCGCAGGGGTGAACCGCCGCCCGGTCCTGGTCGGGGCGGGCCTGCTGGTGGCGCTGGCCGCCGCCCTGGTGGCGGCGGTCGCGCTGGGGCCCGTACGGGTGCCGCTCGGCGAGACCGCGCGGGTGCTGGTGGGCGCCGCGCCCGAGGACCCGCGGTGGTCGACGGTGGTCGGCACGCTGCGGGTGCCGCGGGCTCTGACGGCGGTGCTCGCGGGCTCGGCGCTCGGGGTGGCGGGCCTGCAGCTGCAGACGCTGTTCCGCAACCCGCTCGCCGAGCCGTACGTCCTGGGCGTCTCCTCCGGCGCCTCCCTGGGCGTGGGCCTCGTCGTCGTGGGCGCGGGCGGCTCCGGGGCGGGCTTCGCGGCGGGGCTGGCGGGCGCGGGGCGCGTCGGCGTGGTCGTGGCTGCGGCGCTGGGCTCGGCGCTCGTGCTCGCGCTGGTGCTCCTGCTGGCCCGGTGGGCCCGCTCGGCGGTGACGCTGCTGCTCGTCGGGGTCATGGTGGGCTCGGCGAGCACCGCGGCGCTGTCGGTGCTGCTGGTGTGGACCGAGCCGGAG
The sequence above is a segment of the Vallicoccus soli genome. Coding sequences within it:
- a CDS encoding ABC transporter substrate-binding protein gives rise to the protein MRTTRRALPAALAAGALLLAGCGGDGPPSTAAAPPAERCIGDFDPAADYVPDTGGVQDAEGFTLSDERSYQVLTVEQPYPGGSPESYVLVRCGAPDPELTGDLADAPRIEVPVRSLYSASTTHLPMLEEVGALGVLTGVADGGLVTSPAVNERLEAGTTTAYAAGGTVDTESVVAADPDVLVTGGYDDAAYPVLREAGVPVLADSEWLEPTPLGRAEWVKVFGALTGRQEEAAQAYERVKDAYEGTRALAEGAEPVEVLPGSTYEGTWYVPGGGSYLSRLLADAGGTTAWADDPSTGSLPVPLEEVVAEAGDAPVWLVTDDWATTADALAADPRYAELAALRDGGLWTSAKVVGPGGGSDFYERGVARPDLVLADLVHVLHPELLPEHGTTFYRPVPQG
- a CDS encoding FecCD family ABC transporter permease, with the protein product MNRRPVLVGAGLLVALAAALVAAVALGPVRVPLGETARVLVGAAPEDPRWSTVVGTLRVPRALTAVLAGSALGVAGLQLQTLFRNPLAEPYVLGVSSGASLGVGLVVVGAGGSGAGFAAGLAGAGRVGVVVAAALGSALVLALVLLLARWARSAVTLLLVGVMVGSASTAALSVLLVWTEPERAQQFLLWGLGSFSATTWSDLRVLAPCVVAGLAAAAASARALDALLLGEAYARTMGVDVRRTRLLTLLSASLLAGATTAFCGPVAFLGLAVPHLARRAFGTSGHRVLLPGCAVLGAVLALVCAVVSQAPGSGTVLPLNAVTSFVGAPVVVAVLLRSRVAL